The following are encoded in a window of Hemiscyllium ocellatum isolate sHemOce1 chromosome 46, sHemOce1.pat.X.cur, whole genome shotgun sequence genomic DNA:
- the b4gat1 gene encoding beta-1,4-glucuronyltransferase 1: protein MARLRLLLPLPRARCWGFRALFASLLLLAALQLLYLGLLSAMHGRQQRLRYSRGGGRPGAAARGGEPQSRGALTLGPGRLDPSGRYRLYQDVGRSPVAGDAGDLELSLATHSSLHNLHHLPALARRWQGLLAVAVFAGPGELSASLQLIHNLEGHCPCLRGRVTFTLVTPSGPPEKGAAPGPGGGEPGTRDPQGGEPPDPHPACRRALAQLRRYGLGRANYALSAGPYPNNLLRNAARRALPSRHVLVIDVDMLPSAGLHPGFLRLLGRPEEGRPGAGRTVYVVPALEMRHTRRLPQHKAELQQLYQVAEVRPFYAELCPRCQAPTNYSRWINLPAAATATTSTSSTGPALRVAYTQEWTDPWEPFYISRNTVPPYDERFEQYGFNRISQACELHVAGYTFAVLDNAFLIHKGFKLASEFHPQKDEENRRNRILFRQFKQDLKLKYPDSPRWC from the exons ATGGCGCGGCTGCGGCTCCTGCTCCCTCTCCCGCGGGCCCGGTGCTGGGGATTCCGGGCGCTGTTCGCCTCTTTGCTGCTGCTGGCCGCGCTGCAGCTGCTCTACCTCGGCCTCCTGTCGGCGATGCACGGCCGCCAGCAGCGGCTCCGCTACTCCCGGGGCGGAGGGCGGCCCGGGGCTGCTGCCCGGGGAGGAGAGCCCCAGTCCCGGGGAGCCCTGACGCTGGGACCGGGGAGGCTGGACCCGAGCGGGCGGTACCGCCTGTACCAGGACGTGGGCCGGAGCCCGGTGGCTGGTGATGCCGGGGACTTGGAGCTAAGCTTGGCCACTCACAGCTCCCTACACAACCTGCACCACCTGCCTGCCCTGGCACGGCGTTGGCAGGGTCTCCTGGCAGTGGCAGTGTTCGCTGGCCCAGGGGAGCTGAGTGCCAGCCTGCAGCTCATTCACAACCTGGAGGGGCACTGTCCGTGCCTGCGCGGCCGGGTCACCTTCACCTTGGTCACTCCCAGCGGGCCGCCGGAGAAGGGGGCTGCGCCAGGGCCGGGCGGAGGGGAGCCCGGGACCCGGGACCCCCAGGGCGGGGAGCCCCCGGACCCTCACCCGGCCTGCCGCAGGGCGCTGGCCCAGCTGCGCCGCTACGGCCTGGGCCGGGCCAACTACGCCCTCTCGGCCGGCCCCTACCCCAACAACCTGCTGCGGAACGCGGCGCGCCGGGCCCTGCCCTCCCGCCACGTGCTGGTCATCGACGTGGACATGCTGCCCAGCGCCGGGCTGCACCCGGGCTTCCTGCGGCTGCTGGGCCGCCCCGAGGAGGGCCGGCCCGGCGCCGGCCGCACCGTCTACGTGGTGCCCGCCCTGGAGATGCGCCACACCCGCCGGCTGCCCCAGCACAAAGCCGAGCTCCAGCAGCTCTACCAGGTGGCCGAGGTACGGCCTTTCTATGCCGAGCTGTGTCCGCGGTGCCAGGCCCCCACCAACTACAGCCGCTGGATCAACCTACCCGCCGCCGCCACCGCCACCACCAGTACCAGCAGCACCGGGCCCGCGCTGCGGGTAGCCTACACACAGGAGTGGACAGACCCCTGGGAACCTTTCTACATCTCCCGCAACACCGTGCCCCCCTATGACGAGAGGTTCGAACAATACGGCTTCAACCGCATCAGTCAG GCCTGTGAACTCCACGTCGCTGGCTACACTTTCGCAGTGTTGGACAATGCCTTCCTCATCCACAAAGGCTTCAAGCTGGCCAGTGAGTTCCACCCGCAGAAAGACGAGGAGAACAGACGCAACAGGATTCTTTTCCGCCAGTTCAAGCAGGATCTGAAGCTAAAATACCCGGACTCACCCCGGTGGTGCTGA
- the LOC132836174 gene encoding equilibrative nucleoside transporter 2-like — MGEGAEAVQREGGRFRETAYLKGSRSNTSTTQASFRVSVIPQVGLGFLITGLLTRRTSSELDQSTPSKNRTGHRSTRETCLSQSWHRLIPEGMRIAGSLCGIFLLFVLTVILVVIPTHPAVFFGITMTIIWFTNSFGAVLQGSLFGLVGILPAKYSSIFMSGQGVAGMFAALASILAKISRADENTIALGYFITPCVVILITIIFYCTLPYLEFAKYYFNKDHPNHCYELESKADLLMHKEKNGMVPANGKQALVHLQEADIQDDQSEMSFSVIKVFRKIWKLAISICLIFIVTLSVFPAVTADVSSHTKHGQWKEYFIPVSCFLLFNIMDWGGRSVTAVCSWPRQENAVLLLVLLRFSFIPIFMLCNVGQRHFLPVLFTHDAWYIIFMFLFAFSNGYLVTLCMCYAPKKVSPRDAETAGAVMAFFLALGLALGAALSFPIRLMV, encoded by the exons atgggagaaggtgcagaggcagtgcagagggagggagggagattcaGGGAAACAGCTTACCTCAAGGGATCTCGCTCAAACACCTCCACGACTCAAGCCAGCTTCCGAGTCTCGGTAATTCCTCAGGTAGGGCTCGGCTTCCTGATCACTGGGTTACTCACTCGGAGAACATCCAGTGAACTGGACCAGAGCACCCCGTCCaagaacagaactggacacaggtCCACTCGGGAAACCTGCCTTTCTCAGTCTTGGCACAGAct GATCCCGGAGGGGATGAGGATCGCTGGCAGTCTGTGTGGGATCTTCCTGCTCTTTGTGCTGACGGTGATCCTGGTGGTGATCCCAACCCACCCTGCCGTGTTCTTCGGCATCACCATGACCATCATCTGGTTCACCAACT cGTTTGGTGCAGTGTTACAGGGAAGTTTGTTCGGCCTGGTCGGAATACTGCCGGCAAAATACAGCAGCATCTTCATGAGTGGCCAGGGAGTGGCAGGAATGTTCGCAGCATTGGCATCTATCCTGGCAAAGATCA GTCGTGCCGATGAGAACACCATTGCCTTGGGCTATTTCATCACCCCATGTGTGGTCATCCTAATCACCATCATTTTCTACTGCACTCTGCCTTACCTG GAATTTGCAAAATATTACTTCAACAAAGATCATCCGAATCACTGTTACGAGCTGGAGAGCAAGGCAGACCTATTAATGCACA AAGAGAAAAATGGAATGGTACCAGCCAACGGGAAGCAGGCATTGGTCCATCTCCAGGAAGCGGATATCCAAGATGACCAATCAGAGATGAGCTTCAGTGTGATCAAAGTGTTCCGGAAG atctGGAAACTGGCAATCTCTATCTGCCTTATCTTTATAGTGACCCTGTCTGTCTTCCCAGCCGTCACAGCTGATGTCAGCTCTCACACCAAGCACGGCCAATGGA AAGAATACTTTATCCCTGTCAGCTGCTTCCTCCTGTTTAATATTATGGATTGGGGAGGTCGGAGTGTCACTGCTGTCTGCTCCTGG CCCCGGCAGGAGAATGCGGTGCTGCTGTTGGTGTTGTTGCGGTTTTCCTTCATCCCCATCTTCATGCTGTGCAACGTGGGCCAGCGACATTTCCTGCCCGTTCTCTTCACCCACGACGCCTGGTACATCATCTTCATGTTCCTGTTCGCCTTCTCCAATGGTTACCTGGTCACTCTCTGCATGTGCTACGCCCCCAA GAAGGTCTCCCCGAGGGATGCAGAAACAGCGGGAGCAGTGATGGCGTTTTTCCTGGCTCTGGGTCTGGCCCTGGGAGCTGCACTGTCCTTCCCCATTCGCCTGATGGTGTGA